The following proteins are co-located in the Camelina sativa cultivar DH55 chromosome 12, Cs, whole genome shotgun sequence genome:
- the LOC104733626 gene encoding ribonuclease 3-like protein 3: protein MESQVSNADVESLQSNLISLDNTKTNGSGPLTSTDPDQPLEMVEKILNYKFKDKSLLLEAFTDTSCDEDFSNERLEFIGDTILNTIVTIYIFNLYPRESPGSLTNLRAVNVDTEKLARVAVKHNLHRCLRHKKALLDNQILEFVEAIEKHPTLHSRGLVKVPKSLANIVESTIGALFMDCNSIETVWKVIKPLLEPIIHLDKLEIHPVTELYEMCQKRNLKLEAKDTWKENKEYCFYIQDKLVGRGDHRIKKETARNCAAKDAIANFSTFFGNH, encoded by the exons ATGGAATCGCAAGTCTCAAACGCAGACGTTGAATCATTACAGTCGAACTTGATCAGCTTAGACAACACCAAAACCAACGGATCAGGACCCCTAACCTCAACCGATCCAGACCAGCCTCTGGAGATGGTGGAGAAGATCTTAAATTACAAGTTCAAAGACAAGAGTTTGTTGTTAGAAGCTTTCACCGACACTAGTTGCGACGAAGACTTTTCCAATGAACGCCTAGAATTTATAGGAGATACGATCCTAAACACGATTGTaacgatatatatttttaatttatacccTAGAGAGTCGCCTGGTTCGTTGACCAATCTCCGAGCCGTCAACGTTGACACCGAGAAATTGGCTCGAGTCGCTGTAAAACACAATCTCCATCGCTGCCTCCGTCATAAGAAAGCTTTGCTTGATAACCAA ATACTAGAATTTGTGGAAGCGATAGAGAAACATCCAACATTACACTCGCGTGGTCTTGTGAAAGTTCCTAAATCTCTAGCAAACATCGTAGAATCTACAATTGGAGCTCTTTTCATGGACTGCAACTCTATCGAAACCGTATGGAAG GTGATAAAACCATTGCTCGAACCAATAATACATTTGGACAAATTGGAGATCCACCCAGTGACAGAACTCTATGAGATGTGTCAGAAGAGGAACTTAAAGTTGGAGGCCAAAGACACatggaaagaaaataaagaatattGTTTCTATATTCAGGATAAATTGGTTGGACGTGGAGACCATCGTATCAAAAAGGAAACTGCTCGTAATTGCGCTGCCAAAGATGCTATCGCCAATTTTTCTACCTTTTTTGGAAACCATTAA